From the genome of Phoenix dactylifera cultivar Barhee BC4 chromosome 5, palm_55x_up_171113_PBpolish2nd_filt_p, whole genome shotgun sequence:
TAAGTCCTTGACAATGCTTCATTCAGTGTCGGCCCTTGCATATCTACTTTTCTGCCTCTCCGGACTGACAAACATCCGATGTAGGGTTTGCTTTCCTCTCTAGAAGGCTATCAAGTGAAACATAGTTCGTAAAAAACCGTGACTTCTAGTCTCAAGATCTCTTCCTCTGCATACCTTCTCATAAGTGAAAGAATTTatgtatggttataaatatatctaGTGATAGTTTGGGCTATCTTCACTGTTTGCTGCACCCCATGAATCTTCGCAATTTCCATCAACATGAAATCAATACAATGTTTAGCACATGCGGTCCAGAAAATATGTCAGTCGCTCCAAAATTTTTTCAATGGCCTTATATTGTGGCCTATTATCAGTAATAATCTGcacgacattctcctctcctatGTGATTAATCACCTTCTTTATCAATTTGAGGATGTACGTGGTGTCGTGCACCTGATTGGAAGCATCAATCGACTTGTGGAAGAAAATCTTCGTATCACAATATGTCAAGAAGTTGCTCTTGTAATGATCCGCCTGGTAGGACCGATCCAACCATCACATATCACCATCAGTCCATATATACACCAGTTGCTCTTGTATGAGGCAATCCACTTCTTTAGCTCCTTATTATTGTCAAGAAACTCACCATAGATGTCCTGGAGGATCTACACTAGCATCAAAAACCTATATGAGAAAAATGACAAACCTATAATACAtattgtctgccacattcgCTGGGATGTTGCTGAAGTGAAACCaagatccaatagctcgccacatatcattcttcttatccttcttcaACATTGCGTCAATCCTCTGCTACTTCAAATTCCTATTAGGAAAGGCATGTTGATCTAAATCATATATGGCTGCTCTAGATGGAATTTTTCTGAATGACCTCTTTTTGCTACCAAAAATCCTTAGCATAGATGCAATAAGGCTACCGCCTCTACTGACGGCCTTTCTGACTGAAGTCCTCCTGAACTCTGGATCTGCTGCACTCGTAGTATGAGagcccaaatcgagccctatgcTTGGCCACCTATCCTGTTGCCATTAATCATTCAGGCTTGCCTACATGACAGTCTGGATCTATACTCCCTCGTCATCTAGAGCGGACGCCTCCACTGTCTTCCTAAAGTAATAGAAAGGTGGCTCTGCCGCTCGGAGGTCCACCTCCGTCTTCTTCTTGGAAACCCTCTCCTTCGCTACTCTGAAATCAACGAAGTGCTTCTTCATCAGCTGTCAAACCTCCTATGGATATTTTCTGCACATATACGTTGGAGTAACAACCAGCTAAGTATTGCTTCAATCTGGTTACCCCTCCTCCCTTTAATTTTGTGTTGCGCCAATTACACTTGCAATGATGCCGACCTGAGAATATTTGCCCACGATCCCAACTAATGTCATGTTCTGGCTCGTTTTTTCTTTGATGGTTCCATTCCTACGGGTTTATCAAGTACGTCAATTTAtccattatttaaaaatagcaaaatttcGTTACAATGAAGATAATTTTTTACCTCAAATATACATCTGATTTATTCAATacataataatttttcatatattttatatatttttaataattttaaaatttaaaaatatgtttaaatgtcataaattcagaaaaatatgttttctacttcaaaaaatacttctgaattatataatatgtactactaatttttcatcatttttgtactaattatatatttttaattatttttaaattaaaaaaaattaaatataaatattttaaaaaattaatttcagctcAAATTCATATAGAATCCAGCAATGGATGCTACATATTTTTCTAGACCCGTGGACATGCATTAAAGGCTacttatttctcaatttttttaaatttaggcCTAGACCACTATGCGCATGTTCACATTAAATATTGAATAAATAGACACCAAATTTTGCTGGAAAGTAGTTTGTATGCCCCTAAATACGCTTctgattttatatttattttattttattttgttatattttttatttttaatccaaaaatatatttttaatttttaaaaattatatataatctaaaattaaaattttttatgttattGTGTAGATCATCGATAAATTTAcaacatataataaaattaagctcaaatcaaaaattttggcatgatcacTTATTATTGTGCAAATTTCGAGTTATTTTTTCGAGCTATCCGTCtctaaataaagaaagaaaatgagataaaagagagaaagcacaccttatttaggCTTGGACCTTTCTTCAATCGTGCTAAATTGGTGTGATTTTGCAAATTGGAGGGAAAAGAGAGCCGTTTAGGCCTTAAGACACTAAACGAAGCAGAGAAGAAGCGGCCTTCCCAGCACCTTCTAACAAAAGAATAAAAGGGGGACGGGGCCCGGTTCCAAGCCGGGTTGACTCGGTGCAGACCGGATGGTTCACACCAAGTTTGAACAAAACTAGCCAGTTCTGAAAGATTTTGAGCGGTTCCAGCCGGTTTGGTCCGATTCAGGCCTTTTCCGGCCGATTCGGTCCGGTTCGGCCGACTCCAAGTGGTTTGGAACAAGTTCCGGCCGATTCAAGGCCGGAACCAATTTTAATGGACGAACCGACCAGGTTCCCCACCGGGTCGGCTTGGTATAGGCTGAACCGGACGGTTCGGTTCAGTTCGGTTCGGCCTACCTTGGTGATGATTAGTTGATAGTGAAATATGTGACATCTTGATTTTTCATTTATTCTTCATATTTTGCTAAATAAAATTATTGCAAATCAAAGCATTTGGGTTGAGAGCATTTTTAATTGATGTATTCAGTAGTCATACATGTATGAATCATTCAAACACCCCACATGCTAGAGTTAAAAATAATGTCTTGTCTATGTTTAAAAAACACCCCTTCAACCCTGAAAACATATCAGATGATGCATTGACATCTCCTTTTGCTGATTATGTCCATCTTAAATGCAGTTCACAACATGAATCATCCAGTTGCTTCTTGTCTTATCGTTATTTAGGCCATATCATAATGTTCATCAGATCAAATGCAATTGAGTCAGTAGTTTTGGAAAATATGTTATGTAGACGTAAATGCATGAGGTTGTTCCGTATAAAGAAAGTACAGTGGCCTTGTGTGCAAACGGCTCCCTCAGCTACATAGGTTCTTTGCTTTTCTAGTTTACTAGATTTTATGAAAGTCCATCTTTATATGTTGTTATATAGAGCAATTGCCACTATGGTAGCCTTGGTTCTCGGTGATTAGATCCAGTTACAGAAATCAGCAACTATACAATCTTTCTAACTAATACATTCTTTACCAAAAATCTAGCTGGTTATCATATTTTGCTATACACAATTTTCTTTATAAGATGTCTTTGATAAATGATTGCTTATTGCTAAGAGTTTTGGGGCCAAGTCGGAGAGAACCACCTGCATAGACTGGCGCACTAGCCTATGAGTTAGATTATCCAAATTAATAAATTGTATTCAATTTCAAGTCCCTTGATGtgtatttttaatatcaaataagataaatatatcaaaaataaatgaaaacaaTCAGTTTTTGAAGATTTTTAGTTCAAGGGTGGAACTGAAAATTTGGGCTAATTTCGATTCTTGCCTTTAAATGAACCAAACAGCAACAATGGGAATCAGCCATCCGATTCTGATTCCGATTTCGATTCACGACATGAACCAAATGTATTAGGGAATATGGCTATTCCAATTCCTATTGCAGTCTATTCTGATTTTGATTCCAGTCGCGAACCAAACACATCCTATAGGTATTTGTGATAATTTAATTGTAGAGTATTATAATATtagtcttattaattcttgggaGTTTTTGAACTCTATGCACCTGTCTAGTCGCCTAGGCATTCCACTTGGGCATTTCAAGGGACCAGCACGTAGGATCACCCAAGCATTTTGATAACTTTGGTGCCGATACTAAAATTCAGGCAAAACTCTAATGGATCAAACCTTGATCACTAAAGTTGATTCATTGTAGATCGACTAAGGCTTGCTGTTTAAAGTTACGGTTGAAGCACTTGAAATTACTGCTATTGAAGCTAACATGGCATGTAAGCTCCACTAAAGTATGCACCACCTGAATGGGTTAAGCAATCATTTTCATGTCAAAAAATGGAAGCTGGTTCATTCCACTGATTATGTTCTATCATTTTACTTCATTTTTTGTGCTTAGAATCTAGAAAACAGACTAGAACAAATGTGCCAATGAGAATGGAGAGAAGAACAAATGTGCCAATGAGAATGGAGAGAAATGTGCAATAAAACTAGTTACCAAATgcagtttttgtttttcttgtgcCTGAACATCCCGTAGAAGGCCGGCAAGATCGTCACGACAGAGATCTGGCATCAAAAGCAGCGATTCCATTTCTAGAACCTATCAAACAAAAGGACTTCAGATTACTTACCATATAGCATATATGAACACAATCCGTTATAACTTAAAACCATAAAATGTAACTTACTTGTTTTGAACAATCATTGAACTCTACTGTAATCTCCCCACAAAGTTGTTGGTAGGACAACTCTCCTCCATTGGTCATATATTCAGAAAACCCCCTGCCAGAATATCCAAGCTTCTTCACTGATAGTAAGCCACCATCTTAACTATGGATAAGGTACATAGAAGACTTCCAGATGATTTCTTGATCTCATAAATTTATTTGCAGGAGAActaaaccaattacaaagaaaaCACCTCCTTCTATAATGGAAGGAAACAACTAGGTGAAAAATAAACCTCAGTTTACCATCCGTACATTATCTATTAGAGGTTGATTCATGAATTTTATTTTACCATCAACATGAAGTGTCATGTTCAGGGTGTTTCCAAATCTTTTCCATTTCAGATCAAAGGAGGATCTCTTTGACAATGGGTAgagggaaaaaaggaaaagttttagaaaagaaaagattaagAATGACTATAGTAATGAGGAGGATGTAGGAGCAGAAGTGTACTGAAAAAAGACAGTGGAAATaggctgaaattcaaatttatgcATTATATGAAGTTTTCTTTTTTAGGTAACTGAAGATTTCAAATTTCacatataaagaaaaatatcattTATAGAGAAGGATATGGAGAATGAGACAAGATTGTTTTGTTAAGGAAAGTGAAAGTCAGCTCTCCAAGGCTAGGAATCTTAATTTGAAGTGAAAGGATTTGAATAATAGTTGGATAGCAAAATGTTTTTTAGGTAGCAATGCAGACTAAGGAAATTAATGCATTTAGCAGAAAATTGTTGATTACAGTGAAAATAACATTGAGTTGACTTGAAAGGGGAGAAAGGGAAAGGGCAAAGAAGAGATATCAGAAATACTAATACTACCTAGATAAACTTCTGAGCAATAAGCACACAAATACTTTGGACATCTGGCCACAGCACAACATGGTATGGAACTCCGTGCACTCGAAGAATGGACTGTTATTGCATCAATTGGAATTCTCATCACTGCATACATGTAACTTTAATTCTCAACAAGTGGCAGATTGatagtattaatattatataaaatatctataaCTTAGAAGTGAAATTTCACAActttttcttgctttctttcttgTAAAATGGCATAAATGTAATTTTGGTGAAAGCTACAACTAGTCATTTTAGACTAGTTGTCAACAAGTTTTGATACAATCACATATTTACACATATGTATCGTATACTATCTTCATTTTGACAGAGGCCGACGTATTCATTACAAATAATCTCCATGAAAACATAGGGACACCTAGCACATATGCGAAGTGTCTACATGACACCATACAAAGAATAAACTTAAACTACAGGCTCTTCAAACAAACCTTCTTTCAAGATAACATTCATGAATAGGCAATTTAGGTTCATATATACACATGCAACACCTAGAGGAAGATGTGTTGTCATGTGCTTCAGCATGAAATCTCGTCTGAGTTGACCTGTAACTTGACCAAGTCAACCATGAATCCTAAAGAACACATGTAAAACCTCAATTAGGCAATATAATCTTGGCTATGCTTAATTTGATGGCACTCTAGCTTGAAACTTCATCACTAATCTTCAGCACAAGTGACGTCATAGTTGTTTCATTAAATAACATTCATTATTGGGTTTTCTGGACCATTTTAATATGATTTGAAACCAAATTTCAAGTTTCAGCCAAAATGGATCAGCATCAGCCAAGACAAATCCAGAATGACTGAAATTTTGAGTCACTAATATTGTTCATTAATATGCTTATTTAATCATACATTTATCTATTCAGGAATCAAGGATCAACATGTTTACGTGATGTCAAACTGGAAACATTGCGCAAACGCTTAGAAGTGTTATAGGAAAAAGACAAAAAGAGGGCAgcattggagagagagagagagagaaggggggggggaggcGGAGCAGGCTTGATAATTCAAAATACATGGTTTTTGTTATTTCATCTGcagcttttgtttttttttttttttgttaggatGTAATTACTGATAAAGAAAAGGCTACTTGTAATCATGATTAAAGATCCTAGAGATAGGGCTTGTACATAGATTGGAGTCTCTACTTTAACTAAATAGATAGGTAGTGTTCGACTACTTTGTCTTGAAACATAATTCTAGGTTGAAAGCATATCCAAtacaaactttaaaaaaaaaaaaacactttgaGAGAAAACTATGCATGGGTAAATGATTCTTTTCAACCTAAAACTACTCAAGCTATGTAAATTATAATGGCAATAACTCATAACACAATAAAATGATGTCAAATAAGTtgccttgattttttttctgattttctaaCTTTTTTGACCAAAACTCTAGAACTTGAAGTGAATCTGCTGAAACTACCAAAAACAAAACACCCTAGGGACCAAAACCAAAACCGAGACTTTAAAACCTTGAATTGAAATTTTTATCTGTCGTCGTGTTGCATGTGGGCTTACAAGAAGGAAAGGGGCTATAAAATCTTCTGGAGAAGTTGCAGCAAATATTTCAGGAATCTTGTGATGACAAGAGATATGTCCCTAAACTGCTTACAGAAATATTAAACGTTTGATGCACAGGAACTCCTGTTTACATGTTAATATGTGCCTTTTAGATTGAGTATATAGAGATGATATTATATCAAGTAGAAAACTGCAAAGGTGTAGGCTGGttggtgatgttatatttgtaGAAATTACAAGTTCTTAAAGGCAGTCCAACATGTAGATCCAAGGAAGTGTTCAATGAAAAGTTTGTCCCTTGAGTTTATCAGATAGGAATGACTAAATTGGGTAGCAAAGAAATTCCTACAGTTGACATAAATGGAGAAAAAAACTTGAGCGAAATAACTAAAGAAGGATGAGTTAAACATATAGGTTTTTTTAAGTAAAATAGCTAGAATAATTGCATCCTTAAGGGCTAAATGTAAGCCAAATGGATGATGTAAAGATGGTCGAATAAGAACAGTGGAAAGGACGGAAAAAATAACATTATTAGGTATATTGTTAGGTTAACTGATTGCCTTTACCTAATGGGCCACGGTCAAGGGAGCTGTCCAAGCACTAGAAGCACCTTTGACTGTGGCCAGCTACTTCAAGGTACCCAGGCACCTAACTGCAGCATCTAGACGACTATCTTGCCTAGTACCTCTGAGTACAGCATATGCCAGGGCAAGCAGGCTGATCAAGAGCCTAGGCAAGACCATATAGTTGCCTAGGTCACCACATGTGATAACACTGACTGAACCAACAAATCTCTCTCATGATCTTTCATGACTGGGTACAATATCAGCATCATATAAAGGCAATTAtttagaattaaaaaaatagcaaCAATGATGACGGCTTAAAAAGATCATCAACTCTTCTTCGGTTAAAATGGCTAATTTGTTAGCCTAAATGTGGTATCATGCACCTCTGCCGCTTATTTCTAAATTCTAAGATTATCATATCACGTGATCATGGACTCTGGGCACTTCTGCTACATGAAAAAGGTGTCAACAACTGAACCATTAACACCTGTGGAAAACTGTTTGTCTCTATAAGTATCTAAGAATTTTTTTATCAGTGACAGCAAGCCTGATGATCAAATACCTAGCCAAATAATAAAACATGACTTAAGACctccaaaatttttgaaatgatgAGCCGAAAAGGACAATAGCAAACTGCCACGTTCTAACAATTTATAGATGAAAATAAGTTTTCAAGTTTCAGTTGAAACCATCTGTTTTGGCCAAGACCTAGTTGAAACTGATCCCCACTTCCCGGTTTTAGTTAGTTTCAGCCGAAATTGATTTGTTTTCGTCTAGTTTCAGTAGTTTTGGCCAGTTCCAACTGAAAACTGACCAAAACTAGCTATAGATGCTTTTGCTCAAGTATTGTTTTGGTGTTTACAATTATATTGCGTTCATGTCTTGATTTATTTGGTGCATAGGATGTATtgtattaatttttaatgattcttctttttcttcttgaatcaaaataagaaatagaTAATGAGTGCAACCTTGATGGGATGAGGCTTCTAAAAAGGCCCTTATTACAGCATATTACCAGACCATTTTGAACAACTAAATGCGAGACATTTCAAAGATATGACACCTTATTTTATATAGAATAAATAACATTCTTTAATTACATGCAAATGATTAAATGGCCATTCAACTTCAAAAATATAAGAATTCAATGTACTTGTGAGTTATATTAGAAAATGACAAAATGATTTGAGTGCACTGGGACTAAAAGGATTTAAAATTGGCAAATATAATGAATCTTCTAACGTATGAATtttttctactttgttttgggtCATCAATATGATAAATTTTGATGTCGAAGCGCAAAGAAAAGGGATCCCTTTTCCATGATACCTTCAGCATAAATGTTCATATATTTCAAGAAAGCAGTTTGAGCACTACATAAGTGATTAAAAAACACTCAGAGAAGATAACAGTATATGGTTCTAAATCAACATATAGAATCCAATATCCGCACCATTGTCATCAAATTTATTAATGTTTAAGAAAAAATCAATACAAAGATTTCCATCCAGAAACAAGGGCAGCTAATCAAGCTAATCGAATTCAAAACTCCAAATCTAGACAAAGATAAagtaaagaaataaaaagggGCGTCTTTTCAATGGATTCAATAAGAAGATATTAACGGCCAAAACGAAATCTATCCCAGCCTTCAAGAACCAAAAATCACAATTTcccaaaaaagaaattaaacaacAAATTCACCAcctagagagagaagaagagcaaaaAGAAGGCGGAAGAGAGCATGAAAGGgatcaaaaaataaaagtacCTGTGCAGCTTTGCGTAAGCTTCTGCTCTCCTCTGCTGGATTCCGAGAAACCTTCGAAGGAGATCGACGAGTTTCGCCGACCTCGAGCTGCCATCGACGTCCATGGCTTCCGCGCCTCTCGCATCATCTCCCTCGCAAACTTCCATTCTCTTTGTTCTCCCTACTTTCGATAACTCTCCGCCCAATAATTTGCAGGGCTTCTCTTCGGGTCCGGCTATTTTATTGCCCGCCCTCGACCTCCTTCAGCCTGGACCGGGTCAGATTTGGGACGGGTTCAGATTTAGAAAACGAAAAACATTCCAAGCTAATAATCTTACCCTGCTCGGATCACAGCAAGGGAACGATTGCCGGACCGGCTAATCTAATAGAATTGATCAAAAGATCATATAAAACAAAGATGAGAGAGAGCGAGGTGGCGTCGGTGAGGAACGACGTGGTACCGATCTGGTCAAGCACCGGTTTTTGGTCGACAATTCTCTGATTTACTACGAGATTTGGGCCGGGCCAGGCCTATTCTAACAAAAGATATAGCCCAATACCATCGGACACGCTGAATGGGCCGCTGTAGTAGCCCGCTGTCTCTCATAGTCATGGGTACCACTTTGGCTGGAAATTATCACGGCAATGAAATCGCCGGTTTTTTTACACAGTAGTCCCTGATAAATCTTCTTTATTTGCATATTAATCCccattattttcatatttatggAAAACATCTTATAAAGTTCTCTGTTTGAACAAATTGGCCCTTCTACTATTTTTCATGAATCAAATCCTAGTTAAGATGAGACATGGTTGTAGAAAGATAAAATGCTCTTGGTTTAGTAATGAATAAGACTCGAGACTAAGTAGAATTAAGATTGGATTAAGGGGTCAAGGGGGCCGGCGGTCGAAAGACATGGGTTAAGGGGTCATTTAATAGTTTGAGAAAAAAATGTCTAGAAGATAAGGAATAAACATTGCCGGAAGAATATAAGTAGAATATTCTGTTTTCATCTAGTTAGCTTAACTTTAGGGACATATAAGCAATAATTAACAAGATTTAAAGACTAGAGACATCTGGGACACCCGCTCCGCTGCTCGAGTGCCCAGATTTACTCTCTTTTCTTGGATGCCCCCACTtgttggtcatctcaaagttaACTTCGATGGCGGCGTGTCGGCGGATGGTGAGTATGGAGgagtaggatttgtgattagagACCATCTTAACAGACTGGTTGTGGCGGGAGGTTGGTGTTCCCCTGGATTGTCCGTCGTGGAGGCGGAGGTCTGGGCGGCATGGGAGAACATCTCCTACGCGAGGAGGGTCCTTGATGTAGACTGGATATACCTCGAGGGAGACTCCTCTATCGTTATCAATTAGATTCGGGGTGCGGATCGTTACAGGGATGGCCACCCCCTGATTCGGGAGATTCGTAAATTGGCCAGGGGGATAAGTTCCCTTTAGACAGTACATATGTGTCGGAAGGCAAACAGAGCTGCAGACTGGGTTGCCTTCCACGTTGCTCAGCACGTCGGCGAGGTCACTTAGACTAGTGCCGCGGAGATTCCAGCTTTCTTGTATCATTTTATTTCTTCTGACTTGGCAGGCTGTACCCACATAAGAGCTATATAAATGCCGTTTTtaccacaaaaaaaaggaataacaTATGAATATAGAAAGATAGAAATTAATATGCAAATGTGAAAGATTTCAAGAGCTAATCAGCAAAAAACCTTataatcatatatttattacaaCTAGTTAAAGGGCACATGCATAAGCATTTGAATCTAATAAatacaaatttattttttttttctatgaagAGTCTTGGGGTTCTCGATGACAGCTAATTTTAAAATAGCTATTCCATTTACCATTAGGCCAAGAATTCTATTGCATGGCTTTATGATTTTTTACTAAATCTGGTTTGGATTGTATCAAAAGTAAGGTTTCTTTCTCCTGAGATAATTTCTCGATCGACACACGGACCAGAAGAAAAATTCTCCTACTTTCAGTAAGGTAGATAATAAATTCTTGATAGTGTTTTCCTACTTGCCATattctttatttaaaaaattgaagAATTTCTAATGTatgtgtaacaacccaggacatcacccaaaatagctagccagaagatattatttggatttcttgatcctgtataagtacccaagatctacccagcgaataaccgatgtgggactaaacacacgcccgcacgggtcctcacatactccccccattcaagccctgacgtcctcgtcaggctaagggttaatatctattcaaatctaatcagaaacaccacgattggcccgtggtcagtcccaatagatccgtgctgcagtgtcccctaatccacataggtcataggccgggtccgctctgataccatttgtaacaacccaggacctcacccaaaatggctagccagaagatattatttgggtttcttgatcttgtataagtacccaagatctacctagcgaataaccgatgtgggactaaacacacgcccgcacgggtcctcacggTATGAGTTGTTCCTTCACTAATTTATGCATGTTCCTTTACTTTCTATATCATAAGGAAACTTGATTTGCACTCAGGTAGCATCAACTCACCTTTCAACTAGCAATTTCATTATGTCACTCTAAAGGATTACTCCTTAGTTACTAATTATTTTTTGAGGGGAAATCTTAGTTAAAGATTATTGATCTACAAAGCTTTGTTGTTACAAATATTTCAGCTAATGAAAAAATTCTTATTGTTTATATCTGATTAAATTTTATCTGAAATCATTTCAGCTCCAAGTTCCAAAGCACAGATGAATAATAATCTCTTGATATATTCCGGACACCTCTCTCAGTAtctttgtaacaactcaggacctcacccaaaatggctagccggaaggtactatttaggttccttgatcctgtataaatacccaagatctacccagcaaataaccgatgtgggactaaacacacgcccgcacgggtcctcacatactccccccgttcaagccctgacgtcctcgtcaggctaagggttcaaatccattcaaatctaatcacaaacaccacgatcggctcatggttagccccaatggatccgtgctgcagtgtcccctagtccacataggttatgggccaggtccgctctgataccatttgtaacaactcaggacctcacccaaaatggctagccggaaggtactatttaggttccttgatcctgtataaatacccaagatctacccagcaaataaccgatgtgggactaaacacacgcccgcacgggtcctcacaatcTTACCCAACACCTTAAATttacataatattataatatgttTGGTTCTTAAGAATTGTAAAGTTTTAGGGCAACTCTTGATTTTGTGAAGCTATTTCTTGCACACTTCTCAGCGAGCTATATATTCTACTAGAAAAAGCATGGTGATAGAGTCGCAAAAATAAAATGCGATTgaattattaaataaaaatattattttgtgaATGGGATGTTTTATCATGGATTCAGACAATCTTGATGTACCTGGTGTTTTCCACCACCTCAAACTTCTCCACCGCCCAATCCCATCAATTTTGAATCATTTTCAAATATCTTGGTCCTTGGTCTTCTTCTATCCATGCTGCTCTAAATCTTTTGTTTCATGTTGGAGTTGACATTTTatctcatgcaatttttgatcttCTGCAATATTTAAGAGCATGCAATTGTATAAGCTTCGAATATTTTCTGCAATCTTTAAATCTTTTGaagcttttaaaaataaatctacTTAAAATGGTATTTTAATTAGGAGGAAAAAAACTTCAACCTGAATCAAGCTTAGTTTAACAAATTCCTATGACTGGCGAATCGAAGTCTTCCCCACAATTTAAGTTCATCAAGAACTCAATGGCTCCTCTACTTAGGTTCCGTTGCCCTGCACCAAGAAAATTACGAATTCGAAAGCATTCTGAATGAATAAATGCATATGCATGTTGTCATTCGCCACTGTGGTTTCAATTGTATTGGATGCTCCCTGTTGTTATCAAGAACACATGGGAAAGACATGAGGATGTACAAAATATGAACTAAAATTTTGGATTAGGAGTCTGAATGCTGAGGCATGACGGAGTCTTTGGCTTGAAGTTCATGTCATCCTAAACATGCATTAACAGCAACTGGAATGGTTGGAAAAGGGAGCCTTCAATGTCTCAATAACATTTGATGAAGAGAACAACTCGTATTAATATGAtgtagaagaaagaggaagaaagatacGTGATTTAATTAGCTGACCATCAAAAATAGGATAGTGGAAATGACAGATTATTGAAAAGGTggtggaagagaaagaaagcccTCTCTTTTTTGTAAATAAGGACAGCCCTTCTCAAAAACTCCCTGCAAAGCCATGGCAAGAACACCCCCTGCAGAGCAGCCAAACCCTCTTCCCATTCCAAATTCAAAGCCTCAAAAGAAGAGAGGTGGTCG
Proteins encoded in this window:
- the LOC103722845 gene encoding uncharacterized protein LOC103722845, whose amino-acid sequence is MEVCEGDDARGAEAMDVDGSSRSAKLVDLLRRFLGIQQRRAEAYAKLHRGFSEYMTNGGELSYQQLCGEITVEFNDCSKQVLEMESLLLMPDLCRDDLAGLLRDVQAQEKQKLHLTASIQILKKAGRPSERLVSHEHCRFNKPQQHECVHVRKITEDAGTEDAEADAEYDGALKEAIRGVQDAVTSINEHLEEVRYEIEALESE